Below is a window of Clavibacter michiganensis subsp. tessellarius DNA.
CTGATGTCGTAGAGCGTGCCGAAGCCGTCGCCGAGGAACTGGTGCGCCAGGTACGCGAGCGCCCGGCCGCTGGCCTTGCCGCCCGGCTGGAACTCGGCCTGCGGGATCAGGAGCGTGGTCACGAAGCTCGACGTGATGAGGAACGCGCTCATGATGAGCGCCGCCGTCGCGAGCAGGCGCTTCGTGCCGTGGATCCGCGTGCGCGGCACCCCGTCGGCGTCGTCCTCGCCGCGCACCTGCGGCATCACGGCGACTCCCGTCTCGAAGCCGGAGAGGCCGAGCGCGAGCTTCGGGAAGACGATGAGCGCGATGCCCACCATCACGAGCGGGTTGCCGTGCTGCGCCGTGAGCGCGAGCCACCAGTCGTCGATGACCTGCAGGTTCCCGGCGACGTGGAAGAGGGACACGACGATCACGACGGCGTTGAGCAGGAGGAACACCGCCACGAGCACGACGGCGATGGAGATCGCCTCGCGGAACCCGCGGAGGAACACGAACGCGAGCGCGGCCAGCAGCACCAGGGTCAGCAGCACCTCGTTGCCGGAGAACCACGCGGGCGCGAACGGGTTCTCGACGGCGTGCGCGGTCGCGTCCGCGGCCGACAGCGTGATGGTGATGAGGAAGTCCGTCGCCGCGAACCCGAGCAGCACGAGCACGAAGAGCTTGCCGCCCCACCAGGGGAGGAGGCGCTCGAGCATGGCGATGGATCCCTCTCCGCGGGGGCTCTCGCGCGCCACGCGCCGGTAGACGGGGAGCGCGCCGAGGAGCGTCAGCAGGATGAGGACGAGCGTCGCGAGCGGCGACAACAGGCCCGCCGCGACGGCCGCGATGGCGGGCTGGTAGCCGAGCGTGGAGAAGTAGTCGACGCCGGTGAGGCACATGACGCGCCACCACGAGTGCGTCTTGCCGACGGTCTCGGCGTGCGGGCCGGGGTGCGCGCCGGATGCTCCGGGCAGGCCGTCGAGGAGCCACGCGGTGATCCCGGCCCGGGCCCGCCGCTGCTCGGGCGCGCGGAGGAGCTTCGGGCCGCTCACGGCCGGGCTCCCGCGGGGGCGGTTCGGGGTGTCGACGTCGGGCAGCCGTTGATCGGGCAGCGCACCGGTGATCCTCCTGAGGCGGCGCCGGGGCCCCGTCTCGCGGATGCGACGGTCGGGCCCGGCAGCATCGTCGCCCCATGGTGCCACCTCCGGGCGGGAGCGGGGTGCGCGTGCAGGGTGCGGTCATGGGGGCGGGTGCTGGGCGGATGGTGCGGGGCCGATCCGAGCGCGTCCCCGCGGACCGCGGTCATCCTCCCGCGCGGGTTCGCGAGGCCCACAGCT
It encodes the following:
- a CDS encoding APC family permease, which translates into the protein MSGPKLLRAPEQRRARAGITAWLLDGLPGASGAHPGPHAETVGKTHSWWRVMCLTGVDYFSTLGYQPAIAAVAAGLLSPLATLVLILLTLLGALPVYRRVARESPRGEGSIAMLERLLPWWGGKLFVLVLLGFAATDFLITITLSAADATAHAVENPFAPAWFSGNEVLLTLVLLAALAFVFLRGFREAISIAVVLVAVFLLLNAVVIVVSLFHVAGNLQVIDDWWLALTAQHGNPLVMVGIALIVFPKLALGLSGFETGVAVMPQVRGEDDADGVPRTRIHGTKRLLATAALIMSAFLITSSFVTTLLIPQAEFQPGGKASGRALAYLAHQFLGDGFGTLYDISTICILWFAGASAMAGLLNIVPRYLPRYGMAPHWAAAVRPLVLVFTAIAVIVTLVFQADVDAQAGAYATGVLVLITSASVAVTLSARKAGQRKRMVGFAAIATVFAYTTVVNVIERPDGVRIAALFILGILVVSIVSRVQRSFQLRATSLTMDEQARAFVIEDAEDYGAVSIIAHEPDEPDEALTEAEQVAEYRRKASDERRDSGIPARAPVIFLEVTPGDSSEFEEDLVVRGIVRCGFRVLQVTSGNVPNTIAAVLLAVRDLTGVKPGVYFEWTEGSPVGNLLRFLVTGTGEVAPVTREVLRRAEPVRSRRPDVHVS